GTGAGTCAATCGATGTAAGCAGTTCTTCCCTCGCGTCTTGAATATAGGCGAATTGTGAAGGTGCCACGCAGAGAGCGATAATCCCCTTCTCACGTCTGCGCGAAAGTACAGACTGAATTAAATCAATAACCCATTCCGGCTGAAGTGTTAATTGTCGACCAATAACTTTCTCCGCGATAGAGGTACTGAGTTCAATCAGAAAAGGTTCTGATTCCTGTATGATTTGTTGTTTAAGCTTATAAGATTGTTCCAAAATGGCTTGAGCTTCTGCCAGCATTTCTCCGTGCTCTTGTCTGAGTACATCTTCTGCTTGGACCATTCCTAATTGGTAACCTTCTTCATAACCAGCTTGCTTCGAACTGGCAATAAGTTCTTCATCTTGAGAACGGCGTGCTTCCCACCAATGGTTAATTTCTTCATTTGCTTGTTCACGAAGTGCAGTAGTTTCCTGCATGGCCTGATGAATTTGTTCATTTGCGAATGCTTCAGCATCTTGAAGGATCTGATCTTTCATCGATGTTGCTTCTGCAATTTCCTGTTGCTGCTCAAATGTCAGTTCATTAGAATCTTGTTCTTGCATGAACGGAAGAGGAGAAATGGTTTCGACTAACTTCTTATCATCTAAAGGGAAATAAGCAAATGATTTAATGATATTAGACAATAATATCGTCTCCTCCACCACGTGCAATGATGATTTCACCTGATTCCTCTAGACGGCGAATAGTGGCAACGATTCTAGTTTGAGCTTCTTC
Above is a genomic segment from Paenibacillus sp. HWE-109 containing:
- a CDS encoding FliH/SctL family protein, with translation MSNIIKSFAYFPLDDKKLVETISPLPFMQEQDSNELTFEQQQEIAEATSMKDQILQDAEAFANEQIHQAMQETTALREQANEEINHWWEARRSQDEELIASSKQAGYEEGYQLGMVQAEDVLRQEHGEMLAEAQAILEQSYKLKQQIIQESEPFLIELSTSIAEKVIGRQLTLQPEWVIDLIQSVLSRRREKGIIALCVAPSQFAYIQDAREELLTSIDSQAELQIIPDSTVQDRGCVIRSSFGSIDARIDTQLKEIKSALQQLATQSEGI